One Papio anubis isolate 15944 chromosome 18, Panubis1.0, whole genome shotgun sequence genomic window, AGGGGTCGAGGCAAGTCTCCCCGAGGAAGAGGAAGGGCCACCCCTTTAAAAGGGGCAGAAAGCTCGCCCGAAACGCAGACCTCCCCTTTAAAAGTGTCTCAAGTCCTCCGGCTCAAAGAGGCCACCCCTTTAAGGAGGCCAGGGTCCTTCAAACAGCAGGCCGTCCCTTTAAGGGCTCGGAGTTAGTTTCTAGTCCTCCACAAGCGGCCACTTCCCCTTTAAGTTGAATTTAAAAGACTTCTTGCgtgtgggggaggaggaggtaaATAAAAACCCCACTCGCCCCAGTTCTCCCAACGGCACAGTTCTCAATTTGTCAGCGTCTATTCGGCGGCTTCCCCTTTAAGGCTGGCGTTGGAGTGCGCCGAGTTCAGTGGCCACCCCTTTAAGGAGATTTAAAGGGGCCTCCTCCGGGCCCAGCTcctccagcctccgcctccggtCGCCATGAAAGGCGCGAGGCGGGGCGAGGCCGCGGGGCCAGCCCTCCAAAGCCCCGGATGTGAGGCAACGGTGACGGGTACAGCTCCTCTGTCCGCCGACATAAaagtctcttcctcctttcctccgtCTCTGTCCGACTTGGGCCTTAAGGAATCCGGAACGGCCGATGGGCAGCGGGGGACCTCCAGCGCAAACTCCTGTTGTCTCCTTTGGAGTCTCGGGGCGCTTCTCCGCCAGGacttccctgcccctcctccctcttcctacTCAGCCTAcacctccttcctctcttggcctcctcccactctccgcccccttcccctcaccccctCCATGGGCGCAGTCGCTGATAGGTTGAGAGGGCTACGTCAAGGCGAGGGGCGGAGCCAAACCCTAGGGAGTGGGTGCATGTAACCGCCCTCAAATCTTGGATTGGGTTACGTCAGATTGGCTCCGCCCTTCCCCCAGTCTTGTGACTCGACTGGTTAGAAGTAGGTGTTTGGGGAGGTTCCCGCAGGGCCCCGCCTCTTCCTGCTGTTAGTTTATTGGCCAGTCTCCTGATGGCGTCGAGGCGAGGGGCGGAGACGCGGGGCCTGAGGCGTTGGAGGCGGTTGGCCGCTGGGGGGCGCGCGGATGCGAGAGATTCTGTTCCACAGCCAGTTAAGTCATCGCCGCCTTTCCGCCGCTCGGCGCGGCCCGCAGACAGCCTGGCGTCTTGCGCACGCGCGTGGCGGCGCCGCCGCCCGGCTGGCGGCTGGCGGCTGGCGGGTTGTTCCGCGGTGCGGGGTGGCTCGAGCGGCCGCGTGCTGTGCCTGCGCCGGCCGCACTAACAGGCAGCCGTGTCCCTTCCAGGCGAGGCTGCTGGCAGCGGTCCCTGAGCTCTAGCAATTCGAAAACACCTTGCACTTGCATGAGCGCTTCTCCGCGTTAGTGACTGCGTTTGGTAATAATTCCACGAGGGAGATGCTGTCAGCCCACTTTACTGGGACAGAGGAAAGCGCGCACAAACGGGCTGGTAGTCTCCTAGCCACGTCTGTGTTCAGCCACTGCCCTGTGATGCCTCTCACCTACGAAAGATGCACCCTACTGCTCAATGtgactggcttaaaaaaaaagacagaggaagcCATTTCTGGCCTCCGGTTGCCCAGGTTACCGTTTTGAAAGTGGACAGCGCGCTGACATGCCTGCCTTgctttctcatccataaaatgactAATTCCCTGTCGCAGGGACATGTGCAGGTCAAACACCTATGACAGTCGTCTTGAGTGCTTCATTATGGCCCATTACCCttagctctttttgttttgttttgtttttgtttttttggggggacagtctggctgtgtcccccaagctggagtgcagtggtgcaatctcagatcattgcatcctccacctctcgggttcaagtgattctcctggctcagcctcctgagtagctgggattacaggtatgcaccaagacgcccaactaatttttatatttttagtggagacgggagtttcaccatgttggccaggctggtctcgaactcctagcctcttgtgatccgcctgcctcagcctcccaaagtgctggcattacaggcgtgagtcaccgcacctggcctgccttAGCTCTTGAATCCAGCAGCAGGTCCTGACCTGCATGTTAGTAGGAATTCAGGGCCATCTTGATCTTCAAGGCCTTGACCCACTATAGGCCTTTCAGTCTCTATATAAATGAATTGGGTGAACCCAGACCAGGGTCTAGGGTCACAGTATTATCTGACACTGCTTCAGAAGTGTCCCTCCACACAGGAGAATCCTCTAATCAAGAAAATatctctaggctgggcatggtggctcatgcctgtaatcccagcacttagggaggccaaagcgagtggatcacctgaggtcagaagttcgagaccagcctggccaacatggtgaagccctgtttctactaaaaatacaaaaattagtgggtgtggtggcgcatgcctgtagtcccagctacttgggaggctgaggcaggagaattgcttgaatgccggagacagaggttgcagtgagtcaagatcgtgccattgtactccagtactccagcctgggtgacaagagtgaaactccattcctatctatctatctatatctcaAGTGACCACTCCACTCCCTCCCTGTACTCTATACCCAACGCCTGTCACCATCTCTGGCACCAGTCCCAGTTCCCAGACTTTTGGGGGTCAAAGTAGAAACATCAGCCAAATCAATCTTAAACTCAGCTAGAGATACAAAAGAATCAGAAACATATCGAAAACTTTACtagaaatatagagaaaaaaaaaactgcatggGAGATTTCCCATCCCTTAAGAATGGATGACAAACAGATAGGGCACCTAGGTCCAGTGGGGCTGCTCCCCATCTACTGTTTCTTCCTCTAGGAGCAAGGCGTCTAGCTCCTCCAGCCGCTGCTGGAGCAGGGGGCCCACATCAGGGCTGGGGGCCACATGGGGAGGAACAGTCCTGCCTCCTGCAGCCCGGACCCCACGGGATGGCCGTCGTGATCGAGGAAGGCTGCTGTCCCGAAATTCCACAGCCCGCCGGAGCTTCCTTGAGCTGGTGAAAATCAGAGTCCCATTGCGCTCCCGGGGTTCCTCGAAGATGGTCTCAAAGGTCCTGGATGAGGCAGGGAGAGGAGCTGGTTATCAGCGTGCCCCATAGCTCCAGACTTCCCTCTGCCACCCTCAAGCCTTCCAAGTGTCTCACCTCCTGGTTGTGGGTGACTGGTAATTCTTGTTGGTGTAAATTTCTTCCAAGCTGAACTCCTTCTTGTTCAACCTGTAAGCAAAGAGCAGAGGCCACTGAGAAACCTTGGGCCAGTGGGGCCTGAAGGGACAGGTAAGGCCTGGTCTGTATTTCAGTTTCTGGGACATGTCAGGGCCAGGAGTGCTACATATGGCAGACAGGCAATTTTGAGCACAAACCATGCCCACGCCCAACTGAATCCTTCAGACTGGACTGTGCTCCCTGAGGGGAGACAAAGCTATACTTCAGGGGACATGAGCCTGCATCTGTTTGGCCAAGACGGATCAATGCCCAATGATCCCCTCACCTGATTGGTCGAGGCAGTCCCATTGGTGTAAGGTTTAGCTGAGGACGGGCTGGTGTTCTGCGTATTCTGAATCGAGAAACCTTTCCTATGGTCTGCAAAAATGGGGCAGAGGGTGAAAGAGTGACATGGGCTCAGGCCCCCACTAGTCTCTTCTACCCAATCTGAATGCCTACCTTGGTCTCAGGGTCTGAAAGCACCTGGTCCTTTGAGGCTCTTGGCTCCTTCCCTTTGGTCGAACCCAACCTGCCAAGAAGGTCAAGGCTCAGGGACAAACAGGATTCACTGCATTATCCCCCGTCTCCTGCCCGCTGGATACTCAGGGAAGGAGGCTGGGACCAGGCTGCGGCTAGGCTTCGAGGGGGGTTTTTTGAGAGCACTACCTGGGTTCTGCTGGTTCGGAGAAGGAGGAAGTGGATGCCGTGGACGAGCAAGATGTGGCGAGAGAAGGGGAGGCTCCCATTCCTCCGAGAGGGAAGACCTCTTTCCGGAGACAGGGCCGAGGGGGTGGCGGGGCTCGGGCCATTTCCCCACCACCCACAGTGTGCCGCCGCGGCCGTGGCCGGCTTGGTTGGGGTGGAGCAGGTGGCCAGGTGCAGGTACCTGGGCCAGGGGGCCCCAGATCAGGGCAGGAGTAGCTTCGGCCCAGAGAGGGCTTAAGAAGAGGTGCTGGGGTATTGTGGTCCTGAGCCCGCCACTGGCGGATGGGGGGTCGGGGGCTGACAGACGCAGTGCCCTCAGCAGCCCCAGACTGCTCAGCCTCTGAGATGGCGATCTTCAACTCCAGCTTCATTGGGGGGGACGGGGGCGGGGGCTGTGGGGTTTTGTTGGGTGTGAGGAAGATGTCAGCAAAGCTCTCCAGCTTGGAGCGGACGGAACGGAAGAGCGGGGCCAAGCCCCAGGGACTGAGGCGGGGGCGTAAAAGGCTGGACGGTGGTGGGGTGGATGGGAGCTCCAGAGCAGGATCTGGGGCTGAGGAAAGGAGAGGTCACAGGTGGATATTCCTTGGCTGCAGTGTCTCAGCCCCTCCTCAGTagcctcagcccctccctgcaTGCTCAACTTTGTGCACAGAGGAATTAGCCCACCCCTAAAACACTAAGTTCTGCATTTAAGAATTGAGCTTCAAGTCTCTGACATCGTCATCCCATCTTCATATACCATGCCCTGCCCTGGGAGGGTAAGCCCTATCCCCACCTCTGTACCTGACACTTCCAAGCTCAACTAGGATGTTCTAGAC contains:
- the PRR14 gene encoding proline-rich protein 14 isoform X1, encoding MDLPGDPSPPGQARLCRQPLTRALWGARSPKRPRLQPPGAPSPLEKASRRVLAVVLEDIMAVHMGPVVPSKETSIPQHHSRQDPVHMQPPASPPRQAGWSSKARPPDPLCLCREPLSRVHRTSSTLRRRSRTTPGPEEGPSQKVDQAPQPTLVVMLEDIASPRPPAEGFIDETPNFIIPAQRAEPMKIVHQPTPPPGDREPPFQPSALPADPPESPPPAPDPALELPSTPPPSSLLRPRLSPWGLAPLFRSVRSKLESFADIFLTPNKTPQPPPPSPPMKLELKIAISEAEQSGAAEGTASVSPRPPIRQWRAQDHNTPAPLLKPSLGRSYSCPDLGPPGPGTCTWPPAPPQPSRPRPRRHTVGGGEMARAPPPPRPCLRKEVFPLGGMGASPSLATSCSSTASTSSFSEPAEPRLGSTKGKEPRASKDQVLSDPETKTIGKVSRFRIRRTPARPQLNLTPMGLPRPIRLNKKEFSLEEIYTNKNYQSPTTRRTFETIFEEPRERNGTLIFTSSRKLRRAVEFRDSSLPRSRRPSRGVRAAGGRTVPPHVAPSPDVGPLLQQRLEELDALLLEEETVDGEQPHWT
- the PRR14 gene encoding proline-rich protein 14 isoform X2, translating into MAVHMGPVVPSKETSIPQHHSRQDPVHMQPPASPPRQAGWSSKARPPDPLCLCREPLSRVHRTSSTLRRRSRTTPGPEEGPSQKVDQAPQPTLVVMLEDIASPRPPAEGFIDETPNFIIPAQRAEPMKIVHQPTPPPGDREPPFQPSALPADPPESPPPAPDPALELPSTPPPSSLLRPRLSPWGLAPLFRSVRSKLESFADIFLTPNKTPQPPPPSPPMKLELKIAISEAEQSGAAEGTASVSPRPPIRQWRAQDHNTPAPLLKPSLGRSYSCPDLGPPGPGTCTWPPAPPQPSRPRPRRHTVGGGEMARAPPPPRPCLRKEVFPLGGMGASPSLATSCSSTASTSSFSEPAEPRLGSTKGKEPRASKDQVLSDPETKTIGKVSRFRIRRTPARPQLNLTPMGLPRPIRLNKKEFSLEEIYTNKNYQSPTTRRTFETIFEEPRERNGTLIFTSSRKLRRAVEFRDSSLPRSRRPSRGVRAAGGRTVPPHVAPSPDVGPLLQQRLEELDALLLEEETVDGEQPHWT
- the PRR14 gene encoding proline-rich protein 14 isoform X3, which translates into the protein MQPPASPPRQAGWSSKARPPDPLCLCREPLSRVHRTSSTLRRRSRTTPGPEEGPSQKVDQAPQPTLVVMLEDIASPRPPAEGFIDETPNFIIPAQRAEPMKIVHQPTPPPGDREPPFQPSALPADPPESPPPAPDPALELPSTPPPSSLLRPRLSPWGLAPLFRSVRSKLESFADIFLTPNKTPQPPPPSPPMKLELKIAISEAEQSGAAEGTASVSPRPPIRQWRAQDHNTPAPLLKPSLGRSYSCPDLGPPGPGTCTWPPAPPQPSRPRPRRHTVGGGEMARAPPPPRPCLRKEVFPLGGMGASPSLATSCSSTASTSSFSEPAEPRLGSTKGKEPRASKDQVLSDPETKTIGKVSRFRIRRTPARPQLNLTPMGLPRPIRLNKKEFSLEEIYTNKNYQSPTTRRTFETIFEEPRERNGTLIFTSSRKLRRAVEFRDSSLPRSRRPSRGVRAAGGRTVPPHVAPSPDVGPLLQQRLEELDALLLEEETVDGEQPHWT